The Blastomonas sp. SL216 DNA window TATTGTGCGAACCGAACCGGAAGAGTTTGGAGATGAACGACATGCAGACTTTCCAAATATCAGGAGCCAGACAGGGCGGACAAAGCGGCGATCCGAAAGGATTGAGCGCGATAGTCCTTCAGGCGGAGGCTAACCCGTGAACCCGGCCGGACCAGGCGTGAAAAATGCAGGGAACTCGGGAGTCGCGTCCAAGCCGCGCTTGGGCTAGAGCCGTGGCCATGTCAATACGAAGGCTGCCAAACGCCCTGATAAACCGGATCGCAGCAGGCGAAGTGGTGGAAAGACCAGCCAGTGCGTTGAAGGAGCTTGTCGAGAACGCGATCGACGCCGGCGCAGACCGCATTGCCATCGCGCTGACCGATGGCGGGCTGGGTGCAATCGAGGTGATCGACAATGGCTGCGGCATGGCCGCGGACGAGATTGCTCTAGCGCTCGAGCGGCACGCCACCTCGAAACTGCCGGATGATGCGATAGAATTGGTGACCACCATGGGCTTTCGCGGTGAAGCCTTGCCGAGCATCGCCAGCGTGGCGCGGCTTTCCATCGCCAGCCGCACCGCAACCGGCGATGGCTGGCGGCGGGTGGTCGATCATGGCGATGTCGTCGAGGACGGCCCGGCCTCGCTGCCGCCGGGCACGCGCATTCGGGTCGACAGCCTGTTCGCCCGGGTCCCGGCGCGTCGCAAGTTTTTACGTTCTGCGCGCAGCGAATATGCCGCCTGCAGCGATGTCGTGAAGCGCCTGGCGATGGCGCGGCCCGATATCGCGTTCAGCCTCGAATCGGACGGACGGCGCGTCTTTTCGGTCCAGGTAGGCGAGGCGCGGCTGACCCGCATCGCCTCGCTCACCGCGCGCGGCCTCGCCGACAATGCGGTGTTGCTCGATTTCGAGCGTGAAGGCGTGCGCCTGAGCGGGGTGGCGGGGCTGCCGACCTATAACCGGGGCGTGGCGGACCATCAGTTCTTGTTCGTCAACGCCCGCCCGGTGCGCGACCGGTTGCTGAACGGCGCGGTGCGCGCGGCCTATGCCGAGATGCTGGCACGCGACCGGCATCCGGTTGTGGCCTTGTTCCTCGACGTCGTGCCGCAGGATGTCGATGTGAACGTCCATCCGGCCAAGACCGAGGTGCGTTTCCGCGATGCGGCGATGGTGCGCGGCATGATCGTCTCCGGCCTCCGCCGCGCGCTTGATGAGGGCGGCTTCCGCGCGGTGCAGCGCCCGGCAGAAGGCGCGCTTTCGCGATGGCAGAGCGAGCCGGTGGCCCCGCGCCCCAGCGATCCCGACATGTTCAGCATGCCCGCACCGTCGATCGCAACCACGCCGCAACAGGAGCCGGCATGGCTGGCGGCGGCAGGCGTTGCCGAGCGCAGCCAGCCGTTCATGGCCGCAGCGCCGATGGGCCGCGCCGAGCCCGCGGCCCAGCCGGTACCGATGGCCGAGCGCTATCCGCTGGGCATTGCGCGCGGACAGATCGCCAAGACCTATATCGTCGCCGAGGCCGAGGACGGCCTGGTCATCGTCGACCAGCATGCCGCACACGAGCGGCTGGTGCTGGAACGGATGCGCAAGGCGGCCGATGGGGGCAGGGTGGCCGCACAGGCATTGCTGATCCCCGAAGTGGTCGAAATGGACGAGACCGCCTGCGACCGGATCGAGGAGCGCGCGAGCGAACTCGCCGAATTCGGGCTTGAGGTCGAGCGCTTCGGCCCGCACGCGGTGCTGGTCCGCGCCACCCCCGCGATGCTGGGCGGCGGCGACGTCCATGCGCTGGTGCAGGATATTGCCGACGAACTGGCGGCCTTCGATGCGGCGCTGTCGCTCAAGGAACGGCTCGATCTGGTCGCCTCGACCATGGCCTGCCACGGATCGGTGCGGGCAGGGCGGGTGCTGTCGGTCGCGGAGATGAACGCGCTGCTGCGCGAGATGGAAATCACCCCGCATTCGGGTCAGTGCAACCACGGCCGCCCGACCTGGGTGAAGCTGGCGCATGGCGATATCGAGCGACTGTTCGGGCGGAAATGATGGCGTCACGCTCTCCCCTGCCGCAAGCGGCAGGGGAAAGGCTTGAGGCTTTTGCCCCGCCGATGACCACGCTATAGGCCCATCAACATTCCCCGATCCCGGAGCTTCCTGATGCGCATCGCACTGCTAATTCCGCTCGCCTTGCTTGCAGCCTGCAGCAGCGACAAGCCGCAACAGGACGAGCTGGTCACGCTCG harbors:
- the mutL gene encoding DNA mismatch repair endonuclease MutL; translated protein: MSIRRLPNALINRIAAGEVVERPASALKELVENAIDAGADRIAIALTDGGLGAIEVIDNGCGMAADEIALALERHATSKLPDDAIELVTTMGFRGEALPSIASVARLSIASRTATGDGWRRVVDHGDVVEDGPASLPPGTRIRVDSLFARVPARRKFLRSARSEYAACSDVVKRLAMARPDIAFSLESDGRRVFSVQVGEARLTRIASLTARGLADNAVLLDFEREGVRLSGVAGLPTYNRGVADHQFLFVNARPVRDRLLNGAVRAAYAEMLARDRHPVVALFLDVVPQDVDVNVHPAKTEVRFRDAAMVRGMIVSGLRRALDEGGFRAVQRPAEGALSRWQSEPVAPRPSDPDMFSMPAPSIATTPQQEPAWLAAAGVAERSQPFMAAAPMGRAEPAAQPVPMAERYPLGIARGQIAKTYIVAEAEDGLVIVDQHAAHERLVLERMRKAADGGRVAAQALLIPEVVEMDETACDRIEERASELAEFGLEVERFGPHAVLVRATPAMLGGGDVHALVQDIADELAAFDAALSLKERLDLVASTMACHGSVRAGRVLSVAEMNALLREMEITPHSGQCNHGRPTWVKLAHGDIERLFGRK